The DNA window TCTCTGTTGCTGGGGAATCCAATATCGTATTTAACGAGTCTTTCGTGCTTCCTATTACTCTTCACCAAGACAAAAAAGCTGGTGATAAGTTTAAGAAGAATTATTTGGAGTTTAGCTTATTCGAGCCTCGAAAGGACAAGCCTAAAGGACAACTCTTGGGGACAGCTTCATTGAATCTTGCAGATCATGGAGTAATGGATCATGTGTTAAGTATAAATGTCCCATTAAGCTTCAAGAAAAGTTCAAGTATTTCAGTCCAACCGGGTTTAATTATTAGTTTTGATCCTGTTGAAATGGATAGCTCTAATTCCTCACCTAAAGTTGGCTTCCTTGAATATGATGACAATAGCTCAGAAATCGCCTCTTTTACTGATGATGATGCTTCTTCACATTCATCAAGGGCACCTGGTTCATCAACCATCGGATCTCTAACAACTTCACCGTCTCATAACGAGAAGGTAAGCAagttttcttaaaatttaattcaTATTGACATCTATACTTAGGCTACATTACTTATCTTAACGCATAATATTGATAATTCTTTCTACTCAATGTGTTTACTTGTACCTCGTGGTACTTATTTGAAGTTAAAAATGCAGAATGGTTATGGAAATGCTGGAATCGACTCTTTGAAAGAGCAAAACAAGAACTTAAGGCCTCCATCAAACGATTCATTATTTGATGCTAGGAACCATGTAAACGACCAGGTTTCATTGTCCAAGTTTTCTGACCGAAGCATGACATCTGTCAAGAACTCTGTTCCACCCTCCATTAGATCCTCTCCCTCATCAATAAGTTTTCGAGAGATACATACCAAGCCCAATAACATTGCAACAAGTTTTGTGAGGGGAAGTGTTTACCCCAGTTCCCATGAAGTTATTGCTAACATCAACTATAAAAGTAGCAGAAACACTCGGCAATATGTTGAAGACAAATCCTTCGAAAGATTTTCTCCTGAAGCAGTTGAAGCTGATAATTATAGAAAAAGCAGTTCTTCTCAAGATAAAGAGTTGCAACCAGAAGATGTTCTGATTGACTATTCACATGGTGGTGAAAGGCTACGAAAAGATATTCGATGTGATGAACAGATATCGGAAGGGACAAGCCATTCTCCAGGGAATAAGTTACTGTTACTCGATAAATTATCAGATGATAATGCGAAAAGACAGGTGACAACAAGAAGCGATACTCTTGATCCAAATAGAAAAGCTCCACTAGTTCCTCCATCCAGCAGTAACAAACCTCAGTTGAAGCATGTAAAATCCATCCAAATACACGGCACGGCTAAAGGGAATGGATTTCTGGCCGACTTTTATTCTGGGGGAAAAGCACCTGACCTCGATATATATAATGTCTATCACAAGAAAGGTAAACATAGCTCAAAAACTGAAGGAAAAGAACAAAAAAGTGAGCATTTTGACAGTAAAAATGAATGGAAAACCAGAATTGAGATGCTTGAGGAAGAACTGAAGGAAGCTGCAGCAATTGAGGTTGGATTATATTCAGTAGTTGCTGAGCATGCCAGTTCGGGAAATAAGGTCCATGCCCCAGCTAGACGACTTTCAAGATTTTACAGTAACATTTGCAGAGAAGGATCTCAAGCAAAGCGGTCTAGTGCAGCAAGAGCTGTGGTGTCTGGTTTGGTTTTGGTTTCTAAATCATGCGGAAATGACGTCCCAAGGTAAGTTTGTTTAGAAAATATTACATTTCTTTATATGCCTATCCAACAGGCATCCTTTTATTGTCCTTTTTCATGCTACTCATCTCACCAAATTTTTAACTGTTAGAACTCAACGATATATCATGAtattgataatatcaagattttttatgtaaaaatgttaCAGGTTGACATACTGGTTGTCAAATTCAATTATGTTGAGGGCCATTGTCAGCCAAATTGCTGCTGAATTACCACATTCTAATGTATCACAAATAAAACATGATGGCCCTGAATCTGAATCAGCTAGAAGAATGACAAATAAACAGCTAGACTCTTCTCACATGGATGAGGAGAATACTAAACCAATTGAAGAATTTGATGACTTTGAGGATGTCTTGACATTCATTATTGCACTCGAAAAAGTTGAATCTTGGCTCTTTTCTCGGATTGTTGAGTCAGTTTGGTGGCAGGTCACCACTACTCTCACTATTTGCAATATGTTAAAAACAACTGAAAGCTCCCTGtttttttcagattttgaagttgagaattattattatgtttcatTTGCTGCAGACCTTTACCCCACATATGCAGCCAAATCTAGCAAAAAGTAGCGATAGAACTAACAACAGTTCAGGCATGAAGAAATCGAATGGAAGAAGAAATAATATAGGTAATCATGAACAGGGAATCTTGGCTATCGAGTTATGGAAGAAAGCATTCAAAGATGCATGTGAAAGGCTTTGTCCGATTCGAGCTGGGGGGCATGAATGTGGCTGCTTGTCTGTGCTGGTTAGACTGGTACGTTTTATAAACAACCTTGTGAAACACTACCATCCCAAGTCGACTTGTGAATGTATACAGGGATATCCTTCACCAATAGTAACTAGTTTTCTAGGGGTGGATTAGGCACATGTCAAAGTGGTACTAGAGTGGGACCCATGTGTCTGTGCCGCCAAGATATGTCCAACCCCAGGTGGGCTTTATACGCACAACGGTGAGCCATGGGTTGGGCGTCTCCCAGCCCACGACAGTTGGTCAAGGGTTCTTGGATCAACTTATACAGTTGAATTACCTTCCCCGTATTAATTAGAAAATGTATTAATCTATGtgaggatgtttaaatttttatataattaaagtcaatttcaatattttaatcatTATAAAAgtataatttatgaaatcttttcgAGTTATTAACATTGTGATAAGATCAATTAGTACCACGTTTTCTAGGGGTGGATTGGGCTCGTCgtctaaattttataaaaacgtATTTAGAATTCAAACACGACAGAATTGCATTTTCTGTTAGGTAATGGAGCAGTTAGTTTATAGATTGGATGTTGCAATGTTCAATGCTATTCTACGTGAATCCGCTGAAGAAATGCCAACTGATCCTTTTTCTGATCCCATAAGTGATTCCAAAGTCCTCCCAATTCCAGCTGGGAAATCAAGCTTTGGAGCTGGTGTACAGTTAAAAAATGCTGTAAGTGTCAAGTGTGGAACCAACTGATGTTGGTTGCGGATCCTCATTGTTTGAtattaaacaattatttatGATTCGACCGAGCCTGATTGCTTTCAAtgtagagtttaaaattcttaattttgttttttttctgcATTTATTGTAGATCGGGAACTGGTCCAGACGGCTCACGGATCTTTTCGGCATAGAAGACGAGTCATATGAGGATACTAACATTCTTGTTGATGGCAACAGACCAAAATCTTTCAAGGCTTTCAAGCTCCTCCATGCGTTAAGTAATCTCATGATGCTGCCATTTAAAATGCTTGCTGATGCTTCCACCCGAAAAGAGGTGACTCACCATCAAATCGAATAATATTATCTATGTTACAAGTGATCACACCCACACACGTGATCCGCATGGGATGTAGGTGAAACCCACATGCATGTCATGATTCTAGTGAATCCAAATAACATAGAATCTTTGGTTTGTAATCATCTACGGTTTCCTCTCTGAAGGTTTGCCCGACATTTGGTCCAACCCTAATCAAAAGGGTTCTGAACAATTTCGTTCCGGATGAATTCTGTCCCGAACCGATGCCACGCAACATAGTCGCTGCCCTAGATTCTGAGGTTGGTGCTGCCTCATATTCTACCATGTGATACCATCAAATTTTCTGTCATAGTTCAATGTATTGTTGTGTGCATTCTATACAGGTGTACAAGTTATTCTCAACTTGCAATTTTTTCTCGATTCAGGATACTTCTGACAGCCATGAGGATATGGTCACATTCTTTCCTTGCATTGCAACTCCCACAAAATATTCACCACCTGCCGCAGCTTTGTTAACTTGTGTGGGTGAAGTTGGAAGCCAAGTGCTTCAAAGTAGCAGGTTATCAACACTCAAGAAATCATATGCCAGTGACGATGAGTTGGATGAACTCGACTCACCATTGACTTCAATCATTCCTGATAGCTTCCTCGCTTCTTCTGCTTTAGCTAAACTCAGCTTGATGCCGAAGGAAAAGGGTGGGAGGAATGTCGTCAGATATCAGCTGCTTCGGGAAATATGGAAAGATGTTGAATAATACAGAGGGTAtctttcatttttaaatcaAGATACGCGAGTAAATATTATATGAGAAAAATCCAGTCTCTTCATTGATCTGCTATATTCAAGTGATCAAATTGTATAATTCTctgataaattgaatatttcaagggagtaatatttgaaatttaatgacAAAGTTGTAGCAAGTAACTGGAGTTgggagtatttattcagctgaTATTCGAATCACCAGGAAGCAATCCCTATTTTCCTTACAATTGCTTCCATCTTTTCTGCTGGATTGATGCAACCTACAGATTGAGGACCAATGATTGTTTCATCTACTTTTATTCCTGCAAAATTGGTAAACGTAATGTGATGTTGCACACATtttaacaagaataaacttgctCAGGGCATGCGGTTTGACATGAGAAAAATAGCTCATAAAGGGGAGAATTTACAGCTTCAATTGTGAACCATCTAAAGAGCTCCTTAACGcatcatagtgcccataaccaTGATACAATACGCGAATTGGATTCTCCTTCCCATATTCTTGGCCATATTCAGCAATAATCTTGACAGAATTAGTCCTCTTATCCAACATGTGAACAGTTATCGGAACCCTGAAAATGTTTTTCTTTCCCGTTAATTTATGGAATACATTTTCATCTAATAGCCCACAAGAAAAAGAGCATTTGCATTTTGTCAATTATTAGTGGGTTGCAACCATTatgatgattattattatttaccaAAAGGTCGAGTGCAGTACAGTATAGTTATCGGCACGTAATTCATATAATGAATTCTGTGGATGATTGTTTGTTGTTCAGTGCTCTTATTAACAAATATAACCATTTGGGATGATTAAAATGGGCGAATTTTCACTATGCACAAAAGGAAATATAAATGCAAACAAAAACCACTGAGAGCACGTACTGTAACACATGTGATGACATGAGCAGCTCAGGTTCCCCACCCCATACATGGGGCTGTCGCATTTGTGTAACATAAGTATCAAAATCACCTTCTACAAACCTGAGGATAAAATATATTGAAGTCGTTACCCATTTAAGAATTGGATAAGCAGTATGAAGTTACTATTCTATACTCAAGATACAACATGGTCGACAATATATTCCCATAAATGTTTCGAGTGTTTCACATTTGAACTTACTCTTATCTGAAGTTAAAATGCAAAGTTAATGGATACATAACTGACAAATGTGAAAGGGTCAGAAGTTTTCAGAACTAGTCCTTGAATTTTCCAACGATCAAATCATACCATTCAGAATCTTCACGCCTCTTGATAAATTCATCTGCGACCTGTATAACCAAGGAATCCTAAGTAAAACTATGCAATATAAGCAACTGAATTCCTTCAAAACAGCAGAACAGAAAGAAAGGATTTTGTACTGTTGCTCTAAGCTCATCTGCAAGTTCCCTTTCACGGTTTTCTGTTGGAGATGGCTTTCCTGCACGTAGACAAGCACCATGAACCACTGACCGGAACAAACACCTCCCATCGCCAGGTACACCTGCCGATAATGCAATTTACATTGGTGCAATTAGGCCTAATAAATTCTTATAATTAGAATCAGGAATTATGTCAATCAAATCTATGTAAATGTCTCATCAACTAAAAGATTTCAAAT is part of the Primulina tabacum isolate GXHZ01 chromosome 18, ASM2559414v2, whole genome shotgun sequence genome and encodes:
- the LOC142532180 gene encoding OVARIAN TUMOR DOMAIN-containing deubiquitinating enzyme 4-like isoform X1, producing MLKSNLPLGNCFKTFRVPGDGRCLFRSVVHGACLRAGKPSPTENRERELADELRATVADEFIKRREDSEWFVEGDFDTYVTQMRQPHVWGGEPELLMSSHVLQVPITVHMLDKRTNSVKIIAEYGQEYGKENPIRVLYHGYGHYDALRSSLDGSQLKLNKSR
- the LOC142532178 gene encoding uncharacterized protein LOC142532178 isoform X2, with protein sequence MVLGLRSKHKRGASVRVQYIVQIQEIRPWPPSESLKSVQTVLIQWENGDQNSGSFISVAGESNIVFNESFVLPITLHQDKKAGDKFKKNYLEFSLFEPRKDKPKGQLLGTASLNLADHGVMDHVLSINVPLSFKKSSSISVQPGLIISFDPVEMDSSNSSPKVGFLEYDDNSSEIASFTDDDASSHSSRAPGSSTIGSLTTSPSHNEKNGYGNAGIDSLKEQNKNLRPPSNDSLFDARNHVNDQVSLSKFSDRSMTSVKNSVPPSIRSSPSSISFREIHTKPNNIATSFVRGSVYPSSHEVIANINYKSSRNTRQYVEDKSFERFSPEAVEADNYRKSSSSQDKELQPEDVLIDYSHGGERLRKDIRCDEQISEGTSHSPGNKLLLLDKLSDDNAKRQVTTRSDTLDPNRKAPLVPPSSSNKPQLKHVKSIQIHGTAKGNGFLADFYSGGKAPDLDIYNVYHKKGKHSSKTEGKEQKSEHFDSKNEWKTRIEMLEEELKEAAAIEVGLYSVVAEHASSGNKVHAPARRLSRFYSNICREGSQAKRSSAARAVVSGLVLVSKSCGNDVPRLTYWLSNSIMLRAIVSQIAAELPHSNVSQIKHDGPESESARRMTNKQLDSSHMDEENTKPIEEFDDFEDVLTFIIALEKVESWLFSRIVESVWWQTFTPHMQPNLAKSSDRTNNSSGMKKQGILAIELWKKAFKDACERLCPIRAGGHECGCLSVLVRLVMEQLVYRLDVAMFNAILRESAEEMPTDPFSDPISDSKVLPIPAGKSSFGAGVQLKNAIGNWSRRLTDLFGIEDESYEDTNILVDGNRPKSFKAFKLLHALSNLMMLPFKMLADASTRKEVCPTFGPTLIKRVLNNFVPDEFCPEPMPRNIVAALDSEDTSDSHEDMVTFFPCIATPTKYSPPAAALLTCVGEVGSQVLQSSRLSTLKKSYASDDELDELDSPLTSIIPDSFLASSALAKLSLMPKEKGGRNVVRYQLLREIWKDVE
- the LOC142532178 gene encoding uncharacterized protein LOC142532178 isoform X1 yields the protein MVLGLRSKHKRGASVRVQYIVQIQEIRPWPPSESLKSVQTVLIQWENGDQNSGSFISVAGESNIVFNESFVLPITLHQDKKAGDKFKKNYLEFSLFEPRKDKPKGQLLGTASLNLADHGVMDHVLSINVPLSFKKSSSISVQPGLIISFDPVEMDSSNSSPKVGFLEYDDNSSEIASFTDDDASSHSSRAPGSSTIGSLTTSPSHNEKNGYGNAGIDSLKEQNKNLRPPSNDSLFDARNHVNDQVSLSKFSDRSMTSVKNSVPPSIRSSPSSISFREIHTKPNNIATSFVRGSVYPSSHEVIANINYKSSRNTRQYVEDKSFERFSPEAVEADNYRKSSSSQDKELQPEDVLIDYSHGGERLRKDIRCDEQISEGTSHSPGNKLLLLDKLSDDNAKRQVTTRSDTLDPNRKAPLVPPSSSNKPQLKHVKSIQIHGTAKGNGFLADFYSGGKAPDLDIYNVYHKKGKHSSKTEGKEQKSEHFDSKNEWKTRIEMLEEELKEAAAIEVGLYSVVAEHASSGNKVHAPARRLSRFYSNICREGSQAKRSSAARAVVSGLVLVSKSCGNDVPRLTYWLSNSIMLRAIVSQIAAELPHSNVSQIKHDGPESESARRMTNKQLDSSHMDEENTKPIEEFDDFEDVLTFIIALEKVESWLFSRIVESVWWQTFTPHMQPNLAKSSDRTNNSSGMKKSNGRRNNIGNHEQGILAIELWKKAFKDACERLCPIRAGGHECGCLSVLVRLVMEQLVYRLDVAMFNAILRESAEEMPTDPFSDPISDSKVLPIPAGKSSFGAGVQLKNAIGNWSRRLTDLFGIEDESYEDTNILVDGNRPKSFKAFKLLHALSNLMMLPFKMLADASTRKEVCPTFGPTLIKRVLNNFVPDEFCPEPMPRNIVAALDSEDTSDSHEDMVTFFPCIATPTKYSPPAAALLTCVGEVGSQVLQSSRLSTLKKSYASDDELDELDSPLTSIIPDSFLASSALAKLSLMPKEKGGRNVVRYQLLREIWKDVE
- the LOC142532178 gene encoding uncharacterized protein LOC142532178 isoform X4, with protein sequence MVLGLRSKHKRGASVRVQYIVQIQEIRPWPPSESLKSVQTVLIQWENGDQNSGSFISVAGESNIVFNESFVLPITLHQDKKAGDKFKKNYLEFSLFEPRKDKPKGQLLGTASLNLADHGVMDHVLSINVPLSFKKSSSISVQPGLIISFDPVEMDSSNSSPKVGFLEYDDNSSEIASFTDDDASSHSSRAPGSSTIGSLTTSPSHNEKNGYGNAGIDSLKEQNKNLRPPSNDSLFDARNHVNDQVSLSKFSDRSMTSVKNSVPPSIRSSPSSISFREIHTKPNNIATSFVRGSVYPSSHEVIANINYKSSRNTRQYVEDKSFERFSPEAVEADNYRKSSSSQDKELQPEDVLIDYSHGGERLRKDIRCDEQISEGTSHSPGNKLLLLDKLSDDNAKRQVTTRSDTLDPNRKAPLVPPSSSNKPQLKHVKSIQIHGTAKGNGFLADFYSGGKAPDLDIYNVYHKKGKHSSKTEGKEQKSEHFDSKNEWKTRIEMLEEELKEAAAIEVGLYSVVAEHASSGNKVHAPARRLSRFYSNICREGSQAKRSSAARAVVSGLVLVSKSCGNDVPRLTYWLSNSIMLRAIVSQIAAELPHSNVSQIKHDGPESESARRMTNKQLDSSHMDEENTKPIEEFDDFEDVLTFIIALEKVESWLFSRIVESVWWQTFTPHMQPNLAKSSDRTNNSSGMKKQGILAIELWKKAFKDACERLCPIRAGGHECGCLSVLVRLIGNWSRRLTDLFGIEDESYEDTNILVDGNRPKSFKAFKLLHALSNLMMLPFKMLADASTRKEVCPTFGPTLIKRVLNNFVPDEFCPEPMPRNIVAALDSEDTSDSHEDMVTFFPCIATPTKYSPPAAALLTCVGEVGSQVLQSSRLSTLKKSYASDDELDELDSPLTSIIPDSFLASSALAKLSLMPKEKGGRNVVRYQLLREIWKDVE
- the LOC142532178 gene encoding uncharacterized protein LOC142532178 isoform X3; amino-acid sequence: MVLGLRSKHKRGASVRVQYIVQIQEIRPWPPSESLKSVQTVLIQWENGDQNSGSFISVAGESNIVFNESFVLPITLHQDKKAGDKFKKNYLEFSLFEPRKDKPKGQLLGTASLNLADHGVMDHVLSINVPLSFKKSSSISVQPGLIISFDPVEMDSSNSSPKVGFLEYDDNSSEIASFTDDDASSHSSRAPGSSTIGSLTTSPSHNEKNGYGNAGIDSLKEQNKNLRPPSNDSLFDARNHVNDQVSLSKFSDRSMTSVKNSVPPSIRSSPSSISFREIHTKPNNIATSFVRGSVYPSSHEVIANINYKSSRNTRQYVEDKSFERFSPEAVEADNYRKSSSSQDKELQPEDVLIDYSHGGERLRKDIRCDEQISEGTSHSPGNKLLLLDKLSDDNAKRQVTTRSDTLDPNRKAPLVPPSSSNKPQLKHVKSIQIHGTAKGNGFLADFYSGGKAPDLDIYNVYHKKGKHSSKTEGKEQKSEHFDSKNEWKTRIEMLEEELKEAAAIEVGLYSVVAEHASSGNKVHAPARRLSRFYSNICREGSQAKRSSAARAVVSGLVLVSKSCGNDVPRLTYWLSNSIMLRAIVSQIAAELPHSNVSQIKHDGPESESARRMTNKQLDSSHMDEENTKPIEEFDDFEDVLTFIIALEKVESWLFSRIVESVWWQTFTPHMQPNLAKSSDRTNNSSGMKKSNGRRNNIGNHEQGILAIELWKKAFKDACERLCPIRAGGHECGCLSVLVRLIGNWSRRLTDLFGIEDESYEDTNILVDGNRPKSFKAFKLLHALSNLMMLPFKMLADASTRKEVCPTFGPTLIKRVLNNFVPDEFCPEPMPRNIVAALDSEDTSDSHEDMVTFFPCIATPTKYSPPAAALLTCVGEVGSQVLQSSRLSTLKKSYASDDELDELDSPLTSIIPDSFLASSALAKLSLMPKEKGGRNVVRYQLLREIWKDVE
- the LOC142532180 gene encoding OVARIAN TUMOR DOMAIN-containing deubiquitinating enzyme 4-like isoform X3 — encoded protein: MDLGSGVPGDGRCLFRSVVHGACLRAGKPSPTENRERELADELRATVADEFIKRREDSEWFVEGDFDTYVTQMRQPHVWGGEPELLMSSHVLQVPITVHMLDKRTNSVKIIAEYGQEYGKENPIRVLYHGYGHYDALRSSLDGSQLKLNKSR
- the LOC142532180 gene encoding OVARIAN TUMOR DOMAIN-containing deubiquitinating enzyme 4-like isoform X2 — encoded protein: MLKSNLPLGVPGDGRCLFRSVVHGACLRAGKPSPTENRERELADELRATVADEFIKRREDSEWFVEGDFDTYVTQMRQPHVWGGEPELLMSSHVLQVPITVHMLDKRTNSVKIIAEYGQEYGKENPIRVLYHGYGHYDALRSSLDGSQLKLNKSR